The sequence below is a genomic window from Rhodospirillaceae bacterium.
CCGAAGAGGCTTCGTGTGAACAGCTGACGGGACTCGTCCCTGTTTGCATGAGGGAGCAAGAACCAGCGACTGCAAAGGAAAATTTAGAGCCGGAGTCACTGGCGGTAGAATTCCATTCTGAAAACTAGTTTTCCTTATGGAGCAAGGGAGACGGAGATGACAAAGTTTGGTGTTAAGTGTTTTGAGCACGCAATATGGATTGAGGGAAGCGATACAACTATTGAGGCCGAAAACGAGTTAGCAGCGGCGGAGATGGTTTGCGGTGAATCGCTCGTGGAAGACGGGGGTGCTGAAAGCTTAAGGGCACAAGTATGGATCGACGATTCCCCCGGTATAAAAAAGCTATTTTATCATGCCCCCGCCAAAATAAGCTCAAGCTAGGTCTAATTCTTCCTCAACCTCACTCCGCCCCCAACCCGTTCGGGTCTACGAACAATGCTCCGGCGTCCTCAAGTGCTGCCTGTATCTTCTCCAGTATGGTGCCGTACGGCTTGGTCTTGCCACCTTCAAAATCAGATAGCGTCTTTATGGCAACGTCCGCTAATTCACATAGCTTGTCTTGCTTCATATCCAGAAGACTTCGTGCTGCCTTGCACTGACCGGGAGTGATTGTTTCATTGCCGATGCTGAACAGTTGGAGGCGGTCGCATGAACAACCAATCGGAATGACCAAGGTCAAGGGTTTTGAGCAGCAAATTTCGTATACTGCTATCGCACCCAACCATTACTGGAGGAAGCCGATATGACAGATGGTCGACGTTTAAGTGATAGGATCGTGTCTGCTCATAAACTGGCCTGCGAGGAAAACATAAAGACCATCTCTTCG
It includes:
- a CDS encoding helix-turn-helix transcriptional regulator; this translates as MTLVIPIGCSCDRLQLFSIGNETITPGQCKAARSLLDMKQDKLCELADVAIKTLSDFEGGKTKPYGTILEKIQAALEDAGALFVDPNGLGAE